CCCGGCCGTGGGCCAGCAGGACCGGGTCGAGCAGGGTCATGTCGGAGACATAGGTGACCAGGCAGGCGTGGAGGAGCGGGGTGTCCGGCAGCTCCCCGTGGGCGCGGAACCAGACCTGGGAGCGGGGCGGGCGGGGGGTGCCGACGGCCCCGTACGGCGGGGGGTTCACATAGCGCAGATCGACGGCCTCCCGGGAGCGGAGCAGCCGCTCCACCACCCCCGGCCGGACGAAGTCCGCCGCGAACGCGGGAAGGGTCTCGGCGGCCGTCGGCAGCGACTCGGGGTCGGGCGCGTCCGGCATCCCCGTCCGGTGCTCCAACCCCTCCTCCGGCACCTGGAAGGAGGCCGAGAGATGGAAGACGGGCTCCCCGTGCTGGACGGCCACCACCCGGCGGCTGGTGAAGGAGCGCCCGTCCCGGATGCGGTCGACGGTGTAGACGACGGGCGCGGCGGCGTCGCCGGGGCGCAGGAAGTACGCGTGCAGCGAGTGCGCCGGGCGGTCGCCGGGCACCGTGCGGCCCGCCGCCGCCAGCGCCTGGGCGGCGACCTGGCCGCCGAAGACCCGGCCGGTGACCGAGGCGCGGGAGCGCCCCCGGAAGATGTCCCGCTCGATCTGCTCCAGGTCGAGCAGGGCGAGCAGCCCGTCGAGTGCCGGACCCATCGCGGTGCCGCGCCCTACAGGCCCATGGACTTGGCGATGATCGACTTCATGACCTCGCTGGTCCCGCCGTAGATGCGGTTGACGCGGTTGTCGGCGTAGAGCCGGGCGATCGGGTACTCGTTCATATAGCCGTAGCCGCCGTGGAGCTGGAGACAGCGGTCGATGACCCGGTGGGCGACCTCGGTGCAGAACAGCTTCGCGGAGGCCGCCTCCGCCGCCGTCAGCTCGCCCGCGTCATGGGCGTCCAGCGCCCGGTCCACGACCGCCTCGGCGGCGTCGACCTCGGCCTTGCAGGAGGCCAGTTCGAACTTGGTGTTCTGGAACGAGGCCACCGACTGGCCGAAGACCGTGCGGTCGCGCACGTACTCCTGGGTGAACCGGATCGCGGCGGACGCCTGCGCGTACGCGCCGACGGCGATCGCCAGCCGCTCCTGCGGCAGGTTCTGGCCGAGGTAGGAGAAGCCCTTGTGCTCCTCGCCGAGCAGATCCCCGGCGGACACCCGCACATCGGTGAAGGACAGTTCGGCGGTGTCGGACGTCCGCAGCCCCAGCTTGTCCAGCTTGCGGCCGACCGCGTACCCCTCAAGGCCGGTGTCCACCACGAAGAGGGAGATGCCGTGGCGGCGGTCCTCGGGGGTGGGCGCGGCGGTCCGGGCGCAGACGATCACCTTGTCGGCGTGGACGCCGCCGGTGATGAAGGTCTTGGCGCCGTTGAGGACGTAGTGGGTGCCGTCCTCGGAGCGCTTCGCCGTGGTCTTCATGCCCGCCAGGTCCGAGCCGGTGCCGGGCTCCGTCATGGCGATCGCGTACATCGAGGCGCCGCTGACGAAATCGGGCAGCCAGCGCTTCTTCTGGTCCTCGGTGGCGTAGGCCATCAGATACGGCAGACACAGCGCGACATGGACCCCGGAGCCGCCGAAGGAGACGCCGGCGCGGGCGACCTCCTCCGTGAGGACGGCCTGGTACTTGAACGAGTGCTCGCCCGCACCGCCGTACTCCTCCGGCACCTCGATGCCGAAGATCCCCAGCTCGCCGAGCTTGTGGTAGAAGTCGCGGGGCGTCTGGCCCGCCGCGTACCACTCGTCGTGGACGGGGACGACCTCGGCCTCGATGAAGGCCCGGAGGGTCTCCCGGAACGCCTCGTGGTCCTCGGAGTAAACACTGCGGCGCACGGACGCCTCCCTGGGGGTCGATCCTGGGTACGGACTGCTGACTGCTGACTGCTGACAGACGGACGGGACGGGACGAGCCCGGGCGTGGCACCCCTGTGCGTCTGCGCGTCCGCACGGACCGGGCATGGCTAAGCGCTTGCTCAGGCTACTCCGTTCGAAGTTACCGGCTGGTGTAGAACGCTGTCCAGAGCAGGCGGAGCCCGGTACGTCACACCCCCCTTTTCTTTGTGGCTCGGTTCGCCTCCGGGGGTGCTGGAGCGTGCGCCGACGGTCGACCGTGCTCGGCCGCTCGTTCCTCACGGCCTGCGCGCGCTCTCCGCTTTCGGCACCCGCGGCACCCCTTCGGCTCACTCGCCCCGGGCCGAGGCAAACGCCCGGCCCAAAGAGGCGGGGGCACGCTCTTCGCTTTCGGCACCTGCGGCACCTCTGCGGCTCACCCGCCGCGGGGCGGGGGCCATCGCTCGGCCCAGAGAGGCGGGGGCGCGTTCTTCGCTCTCGGCGCCTGCGGCATCCCTTCGGCCCACTCGCCGTGGGGCGAAGACAGACGCCCAGCCCAAAAGCACAGGGCCCGCGCTCCCCGTTCCCGGCGCCTGCGGCACCCCTTCGGCTCACTTGCCGCAGGGCGGAGGCAGACGTCCAGCCCAAGGGGCGGGGGCGCTCTCCGCTTTCGGCGGCCACGCGCCCCTTCGGCCCACTCGCCGGGCGTGCCGGATCAGGGCGGGGCGGGGTGGGGCGCTGACCCGCACAGGGGTGTGGGCGAGTGCCCGATTCGGGTCCTCGGCGGGAGCGCAGGGCGAATCGGGTTCTCAGCGGGAGCGCAGGGCGAACCACAGCTCCATCCGGACGTCGGGGTCGTCCAGGTCCTCCCCGAGCAGCGCTGCGCAGCGCGCGATCCGCTGCCGGACGGTGTTGCGGTGGACCCCCAGCTCCCCGGCCGTACGGTCCCAGCCGCCGTGCGCCGCCAGCCAGGCGCGCAGGGTCTCCACCAGCGCGGGGGAGCCCGCGAGCGGGGCCAGCCGCAGCCGGGCGTGGGCGGCGGCCTCCTCGGGGGTGAGCAGTTCGCTCAGCGCGCTGCCCCGGTGCCGCACCAGCTCCCGGCCGCTTTCCTGGGCGCGCCGCAGCGCCCGTTCGGCCTGGGCGTCCGCCGTGGCCAGCTCCGCCGGGGGCACCGGGCCGCTCACCCCCAGCACCCAGCCCGGCTGGGGCGCGGGCACGGCGTCGGACGGGATCAGGACGCGGACGGTCCGTTCGTCCACGGGGTCCACCAGGGCGCTGCCGAGCGCCGCCCCCAGCGCCGAGGCCGCGAACGGCCGCTGTCCGCCGCCCCTGGCCCGGACCACCGTCCAGCGCCCGCCGCCGAGCCGGGCGGCGACCCCGGCGGGATCGGCCCCGAGCAGCAGCCGCACCAGCGCGGAGCCGCGCCGCCCGCTGTCGGCGCCCTGGTGCGGGGCGGTGAGCAGGGAGAGCAGGACGACGGCGACCCCGGCGACGGTGTGGTCCCCGGGCTCGCGCGCGGGCGTGGCCAGCCCCAGGGTGAGCCCTCGGCCGCCGCCGATCGCGTACGCGGCCAGATGGACCCCGTCGGCGGTGTCACTGGCGGTGGAGGGCGCGGTTCCGGCGCTCCCCGGGTCGCCTGCGTCCAGGGCGCCCCCCGGGCCCCCGGCGCCCGTCGGCGCGGCGCCCCGCACCACCCGGACCAGCCGCTCCAGCGCCCGCAGCGCCCCGGCCGACGGCGGTCGTCCGGCCGCCGCCAGCTCCCGGCCGTCGGCGGCGAGCAGCACCGCCCGTCCCCCCAGTCGACTCGCCAGTTGGCCGAGAACCGACGGTACGGGGTCGGGGCGCGCCGCCGCCGTCGCCAGGCCCTGCTGGGCCCGGCTCACCCGGCGCAGCTCCCGGTGCCGGGCCTCCGCCAGCAGCCGCCACACCGCGCGGGCCACCGCCGTGAACGTGGTCGATGGCGGCACCTCCAGCAGCGGCAGCCCGTGCCGGTCGCACGCCTCGACCAGCCCCGCCGGGACCGTGTCGTACACCGGCGTCACCCCGAAGCCCAGCGCCGCCGCCCCCGCCGCCACGCTGCGCGCCACATAGGTGTCCGGGTCCTCCAGCAGCACCCCGGCGCTCAGCAGCAGCTCCCCGCCGAGGAGATAGGGATAGGGATCGGCCATCTCCGAGGTGTGCACCCAGTGCACCACCGCGTCGGACCGCTCCGGCCCCGCGATCTGCCGGAGCCCCAGCTCCCCCTGGGCCAGCAGCGCGGCCAGCGGGACGGCCGGGGTGGGTGGGGGTGCCGTGGTTTCCGCCATGGACAGTCCATCCAGCGAGGAGGCGAACAATGGATGAAACGTACACTTCAGCGTTGCTTTCCGGCCACCTACCGTCAGGGGCCAGGGAACGGGCCCCGGATACCGGGAGGAGACCCGCCGCCCCGGAACGAGGTGGGAGGAGCGCCGATGGCAGTCGACTACGCGGTGATCGCCGTCTATCTGGCCGGCATGCTCGGCATGGGCTGGTGGGGCATGCGGCGCGCCCGCTCGAAGAGCGAATTCCTGGTCGCGGGCCGCCGGCTCGGCCCCTGGATGTACTCCGGCACCATGGCCGCCATCGTCCTCGGCGGCGCCTCCACCATCGGCGGCGTCGGCCTCGGCTACAAGTACGGCCTCTCCGGCGGCTGGATGGTCGTCACCATCGGCCTCGGGCTGCTCGCCCTCTCGATCCTCTTCTCCGCGCGGATCGCCCGGCTGAAGGTCTACACCGTCTCCGAGATGCTCGACCTGCGCTACGGCGGCCGGGCCGGGGTGATCTCCGGCGTCGTGATGTGGGCGTACACCCTGATGCTCGCCGTCACCTCCACCATCGCCTACGCCACGATCTTCGACGTCCTCTTCGATGTGAACCGGACCGTCTCGATCGTCCTCGGCGGCGCGATCGTCGTCGCCTACTCCACCCTCGGCGGCATGTGGTCGATCACCCTCACCGACATGGTGCAGTTCGTCGTCAAGACCATCGGTGTGCTGCTGATCCTGCTGCCGGTCGCGGTCGTCAAGGCGGGCGGCTTCAGCGAGATGAAGGCGGAGCTGCCGACCGAGTACTTCGCCCCGCTCGGCATCGGCGGCGAGACGATCTTCACCTATGTGCTGATCTACACCTTCGGCATGCTCATCGGGCAGGACATCTGGCAGCGGGTCTTCACCGCCCGCAGCGACCGCACGGCCCGCTGGGGCGGCACCGCCGCCGGTGTCTACTGCCTCGTCTACGGTGTCGCCGGAGCGATGATCGGCACGGCGGCCAAGGTGCTCTACCCCAAGCTGGACAACCCCGACGACGCCTTCGCGCTGATCGTCAAGGACGAGCTGCCCATGGGCGTCCGGGGCCTGGTGCTGGCCGCCGCCCTCGCCGCCGTGATGTCCACCTCCTCCGGCGCCCTCATCGCCTGCGCCACCGTCGCCAACCACGACATCTGGTCCCGGCTGCGCGCCACCCTCGCCGCCCGGGGCGGCACCGCCGCCGCGCGGGCCCACGACGAGGACCACGACGAGGTCAAGGGCAACCGGCTGTTCATCCTCGCCATGGGCGTGGCCGTCATCCTCATCGCCATCGCGCTCAACGATGTCGTCGAGGCCCTGACCGTGGCGTACAACCTGCTCGTCGGTGGACTCCTCGTCCCCATCCTCGGCGGACTGCTGTGGCGGCGGGGTACGGTTCAGGGGGCCCTCGCCGCCGTCGCCGTCGGCGGGCTCGCGGTGATCGGCCTCATGGCCGCGTACGGCATCCTCGCCAACGAGCCCGTCTACTACGGACTGCTCTCCTCGCTCGTGGTCTACATCGCCGTCAGCCTGCTCACCCGGCCGACCGACGCCGCCGTCCTCGCCCACTGGCAGGAGCGGCTCGCCGGTCGCGGCACCCCGGACGAGAACGCTTCGGACGGGAACGTTCCGGACGGGACCGCGACGGACGGAAGCACTCCGGACCGGGCCGCGACGGACGGGGCCGCGACGGACCGGAACACCCCGGCGGGCACCCCCGCCACCGCCCCGGCCCTGGACGGACGGGACGCCCACCCGGCGCCCTGACCCGTTCCAGAGTCCCGAACCGCGACACCGCGGCCCACCGCAGGAAAGAAGGCATCCCCCATGAGCAGCAACGAGCAGCCGCGCGGCCCGGTCGACTCCTCCCGGATTCCCCGGTACGCCGGACCCGCCACGTTCGCCCGGCTGCCCCGGCTCGACGAGGTCGGCACCGCCGATGTCGCCGTCGTCGGCGTCCCCTTCGACGCGGGTGTCTCCTACCGGCCCGGCGCCCGCTTCGGCGGCAACGCCATCCGCGAGGCGTCCCGGCTGCTGCGCCCGTACAACCCCGCGCAGGACGCCTCCCCCTTCGCGCTGGCCCAGGTCGCCGACGCGGGCGACATCGCGGCCAACCCGTTCAACATCGACGAGGCCGTCGAGACCATCGAGGCCGCCGCCGACGACCTGCTCGCCACCGGCGCCCGGATGATGACCCTCGGCGGCGACCACACCATCGCGCTGCCGCTGCTGCGCTCCGTCGCCAAGAAGCACGGCCCCGTGGCGCTGCTCCACTTCGACGCCCACCTCGACACCTGGGACACCTACTTCGGCGCCGAGTACACCCACGGCACCCCCTTCCGCCGGGCCGTCGAGGAGGGCATCCTCGACACCTCCGCCCTCTCCCACGTCGGCACCCGGGGCCCCCTCTACGGCAAGCAGGACCTCACCGACGACGAGAAGATGGGCTTCGGCATCGTCACCTCCGCCGACATCTACCGGCGCGGCGCCGACGAGGTCGCCGACCAGCTCCGGCAGCGCATCGGGGACCGGCCCCTGTACATCTCCATCGACATCGACTGCCTCGACCCGGCGCACGCCCCCGGCACCGGCACCCCCGAGGCCGGCGGCATGACCTCCCGCGAACTCCTGGAGATCCTGCGCGGCCTCGCCTCCTGCAACCTGGTCTCCGCCGACGTCGTCGAGGTCGCCCCCGCCTACGACCACGCCGAGATCACCGCCGTGGCCGCGTCCCACACCGCGTACGAGCTGACCACCATCATGTCCCGCCAGATCGCGGCGAGCCGCTGACGCCGCCGGGGGTACGACCGGTCCTTCCGCGCCGCGGAACGGACGGGCACACCCCCGGCCACCGGGCCGCACCCGCCTCACGACGCATGCCCAGAGGGACCCCATGACCCACGACCACGACCTCGTCCTGCGCCCCACCGCCGCCCAGACGGAGGCCGCGCTGAACCCGCCCGCCGGGCGCACCGGCGGCGACCTCGTCGTCGAGACCCTTCAGGGCCTCGGCGCCACCACCGTCTTCGGCCTCCCCGGACAGCACGCCCTCGGCATGTTCGACGCGCTGCGCCGCTCCTCGCTGACGTATGTGGGGCTGCGGGTCGAGAACAACGCGGGCTTCGCCGCCGACGCGTACGGCCGGATCACCGGCGAGGCCGCCCCGCTGCTGCTGTCCACCGGGCCCGGCGCGCTGATGTCGCTCGCCGCGCTCCAGGAGGCCGCCGCCGCCTCCGCGCCCGTGCTCGCCATCGGCAGCCAGATCCCGTCCGCCGGGCTCGGCGGCCGCCGCCGCGGCTATCTCCATGAACTCCGCGACCAGCAGGCGTCCTTCCGGGACATCGTCAAGTCCGTGCACACCGCGCGGACCGCCTCCCAGATCCCGTCCGCGATCGCCGACGCCTGGCGCTCCGCGCTCAGCGCGCCCCACGGGCCGGTCTGGGTGGAGATCCCGCAGGACGTCCTGCTCGCCGGGACGGTGCTGCCCGTCGTCACCGCCGTCGACGCCACCCCCGAAGACCTCGTCCCGCGCGTCGAACTCACCGCGCTCGCCGCCCATCTGCTGGCGACCGCCGAACGCCCGGCGATCATCGCGGGCGGCGGAGTCGTCCGCTCCGACGCCTCCGGCAAGCTGCTCGCGCTCGCCGAGCGGATCGCCGCGCCCGTCGTCACCACCTTCGGCGGCAAGGGCGCCTTCCCCTGGGAGCACCCCCTCTCCCTCCAGTCCTGGCTGGAGGACCGGCACACCACCGACTTCCTGGAGGACGCGGACGTCCTCCTGGTGGTGGGCTCGGGGCTCGGCGAACTCTCCTCGAACTACCACACCTTCGCCCCGCGCGGCCGGGTGATCCAGATCGAGGCCGACGCCGGGAAGCTGGAGTCCAACCACGCCGGGATCGGCATCCACGCGGACGCCAGGCTCGCCCTCTCCGCCCTGCTGGAGACCGTGCCCGAACGCCCCGACGAGCAGGCCCCGGAACGGGTGCGGACGGTCCTTCACCGGGTGCGCGAACGGATCGACGCGCAGGGCCGCACCCTGGAGCGGTCGATCCTCGACTCCGTCCGCGCGGCCCTGCCCGACGAGGCGCCCAGCTTCTGGGACATGACGATCCTGGCCTACTGGGCCTGGTCCGCGTTCGACCCCCGCCACCCGGGCACCATGCACTCCGCGCAGGGCGCGGGCGGCCTCGGCTACGCCTACCCCGCCGCCCTCGGCGCGGCGGCGGCCGACCCGGGCCGCCCCGTGCTCGCCGTCTCCGGCGACGGGGGAGCGATGTACTCCATCGCCGAACTGGCCACCGCCCGCCAGTACGACGCCTCCGTCACCTGGCTCATCGTCGACGACGGCGGCTACGGCATCCTCCGCGAGTACATGACGGACGCCTTCGGCGCGGCCACCGGCACCGAACTGGCCCGCCCGGACTTCGTCG
The nucleotide sequence above comes from Streptomyces clavuligerus. Encoded proteins:
- a CDS encoding sodium:solute symporter, whose translation is MAVDYAVIAVYLAGMLGMGWWGMRRARSKSEFLVAGRRLGPWMYSGTMAAIVLGGASTIGGVGLGYKYGLSGGWMVVTIGLGLLALSILFSARIARLKVYTVSEMLDLRYGGRAGVISGVVMWAYTLMLAVTSTIAYATIFDVLFDVNRTVSIVLGGAIVVAYSTLGGMWSITLTDMVQFVVKTIGVLLILLPVAVVKAGGFSEMKAELPTEYFAPLGIGGETIFTYVLIYTFGMLIGQDIWQRVFTARSDRTARWGGTAAGVYCLVYGVAGAMIGTAAKVLYPKLDNPDDAFALIVKDELPMGVRGLVLAAALAAVMSTSSGALIACATVANHDIWSRLRATLAARGGTAAARAHDEDHDEVKGNRLFILAMGVAVILIAIALNDVVEALTVAYNLLVGGLLVPILGGLLWRRGTVQGALAAVAVGGLAVIGLMAAYGILANEPVYYGLLSSLVVYIAVSLLTRPTDAAVLAHWQERLAGRGTPDENASDGNVPDGTATDGSTPDRAATDGAATDRNTPAGTPATAPALDGRDAHPAP
- a CDS encoding acyl-CoA dehydrogenase family protein, translated to MRRSVYSEDHEAFRETLRAFIEAEVVPVHDEWYAAGQTPRDFYHKLGELGIFGIEVPEEYGGAGEHSFKYQAVLTEEVARAGVSFGGSGVHVALCLPYLMAYATEDQKKRWLPDFVSGASMYAIAMTEPGTGSDLAGMKTTAKRSEDGTHYVLNGAKTFITGGVHADKVIVCARTAAPTPEDRRHGISLFVVDTGLEGYAVGRKLDKLGLRTSDTAELSFTDVRVSAGDLLGEEHKGFSYLGQNLPQERLAIAVGAYAQASAAIRFTQEYVRDRTVFGQSVASFQNTKFELASCKAEVDAAEAVVDRALDAHDAGELTAAEAASAKLFCTEVAHRVIDRCLQLHGGYGYMNEYPIARLYADNRVNRIYGGTSEVMKSIIAKSMGL
- a CDS encoding acyl-CoA thioesterase → MGPALDGLLALLDLEQIERDIFRGRSRASVTGRVFGGQVAAQALAAAGRTVPGDRPAHSLHAYFLRPGDAAAPVVYTVDRIRDGRSFTSRRVVAVQHGEPVFHLSASFQVPEEGLEHRTGMPDAPDPESLPTAAETLPAFAADFVRPGVVERLLRSREAVDLRYVNPPPYGAVGTPRPPRSQVWFRAHGELPDTPLLHACLVTYVSDMTLLDPVLLAHGRGGWAVGDVVGASLDHAMWFHRPLRADEWLLYDQESPASAGGRGLAQGRVWTRDGELAVSVVQEGVIRVPR
- a CDS encoding PucR family transcriptional regulator, encoding MAETTAPPPTPAVPLAALLAQGELGLRQIAGPERSDAVVHWVHTSEMADPYPYLLGGELLLSAGVLLEDPDTYVARSVAAGAAALGFGVTPVYDTVPAGLVEACDRHGLPLLEVPPSTTFTAVARAVWRLLAEARHRELRRVSRAQQGLATAAARPDPVPSVLGQLASRLGGRAVLLAADGRELAAAGRPPSAGALRALERLVRVVRGAAPTGAGGPGGALDAGDPGSAGTAPSTASDTADGVHLAAYAIGGGRGLTLGLATPAREPGDHTVAGVAVVLLSLLTAPHQGADSGRRGSALVRLLLGADPAGVAARLGGGRWTVVRARGGGQRPFAASALGAALGSALVDPVDERTVRVLIPSDAVPAPQPGWVLGVSGPVPPAELATADAQAERALRRAQESGRELVRHRGSALSELLTPEEAAAHARLRLAPLAGSPALVETLRAWLAAHGGWDRTAGELGVHRNTVRQRIARCAALLGEDLDDPDVRMELWFALRSR
- the speB gene encoding agmatinase produces the protein MSSNEQPRGPVDSSRIPRYAGPATFARLPRLDEVGTADVAVVGVPFDAGVSYRPGARFGGNAIREASRLLRPYNPAQDASPFALAQVADAGDIAANPFNIDEAVETIEAAADDLLATGARMMTLGGDHTIALPLLRSVAKKHGPVALLHFDAHLDTWDTYFGAEYTHGTPFRRAVEEGILDTSALSHVGTRGPLYGKQDLTDDEKMGFGIVTSADIYRRGADEVADQLRQRIGDRPLYISIDIDCLDPAHAPGTGTPEAGGMTSRELLEILRGLASCNLVSADVVEVAPAYDHAEITAVAASHTAYELTTIMSRQIAASR
- a CDS encoding thiamine pyrophosphate-binding protein, whose product is MTHDHDLVLRPTAAQTEAALNPPAGRTGGDLVVETLQGLGATTVFGLPGQHALGMFDALRRSSLTYVGLRVENNAGFAADAYGRITGEAAPLLLSTGPGALMSLAALQEAAAASAPVLAIGSQIPSAGLGGRRRGYLHELRDQQASFRDIVKSVHTARTASQIPSAIADAWRSALSAPHGPVWVEIPQDVLLAGTVLPVVTAVDATPEDLVPRVELTALAAHLLATAERPAIIAGGGVVRSDASGKLLALAERIAAPVVTTFGGKGAFPWEHPLSLQSWLEDRHTTDFLEDADVLLVVGSGLGELSSNYHTFAPRGRVIQIEADAGKLESNHAGIGIHADARLALSALLETVPERPDEQAPERVRTVLHRVRERIDAQGRTLERSILDSVRAALPDEAPSFWDMTILAYWAWSAFDPRHPGTMHSAQGAGGLGYAYPAALGAAAADPGRPVLAVSGDGGAMYSIAELATARQYDASVTWLIVDDGGYGILREYMTDAFGAATGTELARPDFVALAESFGVPAVRTTPEDLTADLTAALAAPGPSVVVLPALLRMFEPTHLP